One window from the genome of Musa acuminata AAA Group cultivar baxijiao chromosome BXJ1-4, Cavendish_Baxijiao_AAA, whole genome shotgun sequence encodes:
- the LOC135650571 gene encoding probable hydroxyacylglutathione hydrolase 2, chloroplastic isoform X1 produces the protein MLAKASTQMSSFSCSSSRVRGQPCMWPNMRKQWFGKNLLYGFGTLIVSPIKILRGVNQFLGLPPFFCNITCMSSSLQIELVPCLQDNYAYLLHDIDTGTVGVVDPSEAAPVINVLERRNQNLTYILNTHHHYDHTGGNLELKARYGAKVIGSAKDKDRIPGIDISLHDRETWMFAGHEVLVMETPGHTKGHVSYYFPGCGAVFTGDALFSLSCGKLFEGDPDQMLSSLQQIMSLPDATDVYCGHEYTLSNSKFALSIEPNNQALQEYAAHVAQLRSKMLPTIPTTIKREKQCNPFLRTSSPEIRQKLNIPLSASDAQALGIIRRAKDNF, from the exons ATGCTTGCGAAGGCCTCCACCCAGATGTCTTCCTTCTCTTGCTCTTCTTCTAGG GTAAGAGGACAACCATGCATGTGGCCAAATATGAGAAAACAATGGTTTGGGAAAAATTTACTATATGGCTTTGGAACCCTGATCGTCAGTCCTATAAAAATTTTGCGTGGGGTGAACCAGTTTTTGGGTCTCCCCCCTTTCTTTTGCAACATTACTTGTATGTCATCCTCATTACAAATTGAGTTG GTGCCGTGCCTTCAAGATAATTATGCATATCTTTTGCATGACATAGATACAGGTACAGTTGGAGTCGTTGATCCTTCTGAAGCCGCACCTGTTATAAATGTGCTGGAACGCAGAAATCAGAACTTAACTTACATACTTAATACTCATCATCACTATGATCATACTGGTGGAAACTTGGAGCTGAAAGCAAGGTATGGTGCAAAG GTTATTGGTTCTGCTAAAGACAAGGATAGAATTCCTGGCATAGACATATCCCTACATGATCGAGAAACGTGGATGTTTGCAGGCCATGAGGTGCTCGTGATGGAAACTCCTGGTCACACAAAAG GTCATGTGAGCTATTACTTTCCAGGATGTGGAGCAGTATTTACCGGGGATGCCTTATTTAGCTTATCCTGTGGCAAACTTTTTGAAGGAGATCCAGATCAG ATGCTTTCTTCGCTTCAACAAATAATGTCTTTACCGGATGCCACAGATGTATACTGTGGTCATGAATATACTCTG AGCAACTCTAAGTTTGCCTTATCTATAGAACCCAACAATCAAGCACTCCAGGAATATGCAGCACATGTTGCTCAGCTACGCAGTAAAATGCTGCCAACG ATTCCGACaacaataaaaagagaaaaacagtGTAATCCATTTCTGCGCACCTCCAGTCCTGAGATCCGGCAAAAGTTGAATATCCCCCTTTCTGCAAGTGATGCACAAGCCTTGGGTATCATTCGTCGAGCCAAGGATAACTTTTAG
- the LOC103974696 gene encoding protein root UVB sensitive 6 isoform X2, whose product MAPIPLKRSASSAQSLTRGGAPEACGLVREAVRASAAASLASPPLVPTPPQPQPQKQTDRVQAEVRFGPPVEGLALDAAPAPGVLCWEEIDGRRWSYVVDVDGTPGRARRGSSVRAVPMQSPVAPLEELMSFVRSYVVPEGFPDSVTPSYVPYMTWRALKDGAGRVGKMLFARQGKKFDYDLKQLRFAGDLLMELGAGVELATATVPHLFLPLACAANVVKNVAAVTSTSTRTPIYKAYARGENIGDVTAKGECVGNIADLLGTGLSILISKRNPSLVASFAFLSCGYVFSAYQEVKSVVLNTLNRARFTVAVESFIKTGHVPSLKEGNSKESIFRPPWSKHTPVVIGPRFCDAFQEPSSFFAIQPLFEKERYMVTYNPSKDKIYALLKDQAKSDDILKAAFHAHVLLYFIRLSSSNQALRKLMNSNQSTYGVPLLPTNADFLAHMEESCKIVSSSYAMFKRKAAEQGWIMSESLLNPGRARLLSTKEL is encoded by the exons ATGGCTCCGATTCCATTGAAGCGGTCGGCCAGCTCCGCACAGAGCCTGACCCGTGGCGGCGCCCCAGAGGCGTGCGGCCTAGTCCGGGAGGCCGTCCGCGCCAGCGCCGCCGCCAGCCTCGCCTCACCCCCGCTCGTGCCCACCCCGCCGCAGCCTCAGCCTCAGAAGCAGACCGATCGGGTCCAGGCTGAGGTCAGGTTCGGGCCGCCCGTAGAGGGACTCGCCCTCGATGCGGCGCCGGCTCCCGGGGTCCTCTGCTGGGAGGAAATCGACGGGAGGAGATGGAGCTACGTGGTGGACGTCGACGGTACCCCCGGAAGGGCACGCAGGGGCTCGTCTGTCCGGGCCGTGCCGATGCAGAGCCCGGTGGCTCCGTTGGAG GAGTTGATGTCATTCGTGAGATCGTATGTAGTACCTGAAGGCTTTCCTGATAGTGTTACCCCTTCGTATGTTCCATATATGACTTGGAGAGCTCTAAAG GATGGAGCCGGGCGTGTTGGCAAAATGCTCTTTGCACGACAAGGAAAGAAATTTGACTATGATCTGAAGCAG CTTCGCTTTGCGGGTGATCTTTTAATGGAGTTAGGTGCTGGAGTAGAGTTAGCAACTGCTACTGTTCCGCACCTTTTCTTGCCATTGGCTTGTGCAGCTAATGTGGTGAAG AACGTTGCTGCTGTGACATCAACATCGACACGTACTCCAATCTACAAGGCCTATGCCAGAGGAGAAAATATTGGAGATGTCACTGCTAAAGGAGAATGTGTTGGCAATATTGCTGATCTG TTGGGAACCGGACTCAGCATCTTGATTTCAAAAAGGAATCCATCTTTGGTGGCTTCATTCGCATTCCTGTCATGCGGATATGTTTTTAGCGCATATCAAGAG GTCAAATCAGTTGTGTTGAATACATTAAACAGGGCAAGATTCACTGTGGCCGTGGAATCCTTCATCAAGACTG GGCATGTTCCATCACTGAAGGAAGGAAACTCTAAGGAAAGTATATTTCGTCCTCCATGGTCGAAACATACACCAGTAGTTATAG GCCCAAGATTTTGTGATGCATTCCAGGAGCCATCCTCGTTTTTTGCCATACAACCCTTGTTCGAG AAAGAGAGATACATGGTTACCTACAACCCTTCAAAGGATAAAATATATGCATTATTGAAGGATCAAGCAAAATCAGATGATATATTGAAAGCAGCATTTCAT GCTCATGTCCTTCTATATTTCATCCGTTTGTCAAGTTCAAATCAAGCTTTGAGAAAGCTGATGAACTCTAACCAATCAACATATGGAGTACCCTTACTTCCTACAAATGCTGACTTCCTTGCTCATATGGAAGAGTCTTGCAAGATTGTTTCATCTTCATATGCGATGTTCAAGAGAAAAGCAGCAGAGCAG ggGTGGATAATGTCGGAGTCATTGCTGAACCCTGGCAGAGCTCGGCTACTAAGCACCAAAGAACTTTGA
- the LOC103974696 gene encoding protein root UVB sensitive 6 isoform X3: MAPIPLKRSASSAQSLTRGGAPEACGLVREAVRASAAASLASPPLVPTPPQPQPQKQTDRVQAEVRFGPPVEGLALDAAPAPGVLCWEEIDGRRWSYVVDVDGTPGRARRGSSVRAVPMQSPVAPLEDGAGRVGKMLFARQGKKFDYDLKQLRFAGDLLMELGAGVELATATVPHLFLPLACAANVVKNVAAVTSTSTRTPIYKAYARGENIGDVTAKGECVGNIADLLGTGLSILISKRNPSLVASFAFLSCGYVFSAYQEVKSVVLNTLNRARFTVAVESFIKTGHVPSLKEGNSKESIFRPPWSKHTPVVIGPRFCDAFQEPSSFFAIQPLFEKERYMVTYNPSKDKIYALLKDQAKSDDILKAAFHAHVLLYFIRLSSSNQALRKLMNSNQSTYGVPLLPTNADFLAHMEESCKIVSSSYAMFKRKAAEQGWIMSESLLNPGRARLLSTKEL; encoded by the exons ATGGCTCCGATTCCATTGAAGCGGTCGGCCAGCTCCGCACAGAGCCTGACCCGTGGCGGCGCCCCAGAGGCGTGCGGCCTAGTCCGGGAGGCCGTCCGCGCCAGCGCCGCCGCCAGCCTCGCCTCACCCCCGCTCGTGCCCACCCCGCCGCAGCCTCAGCCTCAGAAGCAGACCGATCGGGTCCAGGCTGAGGTCAGGTTCGGGCCGCCCGTAGAGGGACTCGCCCTCGATGCGGCGCCGGCTCCCGGGGTCCTCTGCTGGGAGGAAATCGACGGGAGGAGATGGAGCTACGTGGTGGACGTCGACGGTACCCCCGGAAGGGCACGCAGGGGCTCGTCTGTCCGGGCCGTGCCGATGCAGAGCCCGGTGGCTCCGTTGGAG GATGGAGCCGGGCGTGTTGGCAAAATGCTCTTTGCACGACAAGGAAAGAAATTTGACTATGATCTGAAGCAG CTTCGCTTTGCGGGTGATCTTTTAATGGAGTTAGGTGCTGGAGTAGAGTTAGCAACTGCTACTGTTCCGCACCTTTTCTTGCCATTGGCTTGTGCAGCTAATGTGGTGAAG AACGTTGCTGCTGTGACATCAACATCGACACGTACTCCAATCTACAAGGCCTATGCCAGAGGAGAAAATATTGGAGATGTCACTGCTAAAGGAGAATGTGTTGGCAATATTGCTGATCTG TTGGGAACCGGACTCAGCATCTTGATTTCAAAAAGGAATCCATCTTTGGTGGCTTCATTCGCATTCCTGTCATGCGGATATGTTTTTAGCGCATATCAAGAG GTCAAATCAGTTGTGTTGAATACATTAAACAGGGCAAGATTCACTGTGGCCGTGGAATCCTTCATCAAGACTG GGCATGTTCCATCACTGAAGGAAGGAAACTCTAAGGAAAGTATATTTCGTCCTCCATGGTCGAAACATACACCAGTAGTTATAG GCCCAAGATTTTGTGATGCATTCCAGGAGCCATCCTCGTTTTTTGCCATACAACCCTTGTTCGAG AAAGAGAGATACATGGTTACCTACAACCCTTCAAAGGATAAAATATATGCATTATTGAAGGATCAAGCAAAATCAGATGATATATTGAAAGCAGCATTTCAT GCTCATGTCCTTCTATATTTCATCCGTTTGTCAAGTTCAAATCAAGCTTTGAGAAAGCTGATGAACTCTAACCAATCAACATATGGAGTACCCTTACTTCCTACAAATGCTGACTTCCTTGCTCATATGGAAGAGTCTTGCAAGATTGTTTCATCTTCATATGCGATGTTCAAGAGAAAAGCAGCAGAGCAG ggGTGGATAATGTCGGAGTCATTGCTGAACCCTGGCAGAGCTCGGCTACTAAGCACCAAAGAACTTTGA
- the LOC135650571 gene encoding hydroxyacylglutathione hydrolase 2, mitochondrial-like isoform X3 — MLAKASTQMSSFSCSSSRVPCLQDNYAYLLHDIDTGTVGVVDPSEAAPVINVLERRNQNLTYILNTHHHYDHTGGNLELKARYGAKVIGSAKDKDRIPGIDISLHDRETWMFAGHEVLVMETPGHTKGHVSYYFPGCGAVFTGDALFSLSCGKLFEGDPDQMLSSLQQIMSLPDATDVYCGHEYTLSNSKFALSIEPNNQALQEYAAHVAQLRSKMLPTIPTTIKREKQCNPFLRTSSPEIRQKLNIPLSASDAQALGIIRRAKDNF; from the exons ATGCTTGCGAAGGCCTCCACCCAGATGTCTTCCTTCTCTTGCTCTTCTTCTAGG GTGCCGTGCCTTCAAGATAATTATGCATATCTTTTGCATGACATAGATACAGGTACAGTTGGAGTCGTTGATCCTTCTGAAGCCGCACCTGTTATAAATGTGCTGGAACGCAGAAATCAGAACTTAACTTACATACTTAATACTCATCATCACTATGATCATACTGGTGGAAACTTGGAGCTGAAAGCAAGGTATGGTGCAAAG GTTATTGGTTCTGCTAAAGACAAGGATAGAATTCCTGGCATAGACATATCCCTACATGATCGAGAAACGTGGATGTTTGCAGGCCATGAGGTGCTCGTGATGGAAACTCCTGGTCACACAAAAG GTCATGTGAGCTATTACTTTCCAGGATGTGGAGCAGTATTTACCGGGGATGCCTTATTTAGCTTATCCTGTGGCAAACTTTTTGAAGGAGATCCAGATCAG ATGCTTTCTTCGCTTCAACAAATAATGTCTTTACCGGATGCCACAGATGTATACTGTGGTCATGAATATACTCTG AGCAACTCTAAGTTTGCCTTATCTATAGAACCCAACAATCAAGCACTCCAGGAATATGCAGCACATGTTGCTCAGCTACGCAGTAAAATGCTGCCAACG ATTCCGACaacaataaaaagagaaaaacagtGTAATCCATTTCTGCGCACCTCCAGTCCTGAGATCCGGCAAAAGTTGAATATCCCCCTTTCTGCAAGTGATGCACAAGCCTTGGGTATCATTCGTCGAGCCAAGGATAACTTTTAG
- the LOC135650571 gene encoding probable hydroxyacylglutathione hydrolase 2, chloroplastic isoform X2 — protein MMLRRRVLAGSDVRGQPCMWPNMRKQWFGKNLLYGFGTLIVSPIKILRGVNQFLGLPPFFCNITCMSSSLQIELVPCLQDNYAYLLHDIDTGTVGVVDPSEAAPVINVLERRNQNLTYILNTHHHYDHTGGNLELKARYGAKVIGSAKDKDRIPGIDISLHDRETWMFAGHEVLVMETPGHTKGHVSYYFPGCGAVFTGDALFSLSCGKLFEGDPDQMLSSLQQIMSLPDATDVYCGHEYTLSNSKFALSIEPNNQALQEYAAHVAQLRSKMLPTIPTTIKREKQCNPFLRTSSPEIRQKLNIPLSASDAQALGIIRRAKDNF, from the exons atgatgctgAGGCGTCGTGTTCTGGCCGGATCTGAT GTAAGAGGACAACCATGCATGTGGCCAAATATGAGAAAACAATGGTTTGGGAAAAATTTACTATATGGCTTTGGAACCCTGATCGTCAGTCCTATAAAAATTTTGCGTGGGGTGAACCAGTTTTTGGGTCTCCCCCCTTTCTTTTGCAACATTACTTGTATGTCATCCTCATTACAAATTGAGTTG GTGCCGTGCCTTCAAGATAATTATGCATATCTTTTGCATGACATAGATACAGGTACAGTTGGAGTCGTTGATCCTTCTGAAGCCGCACCTGTTATAAATGTGCTGGAACGCAGAAATCAGAACTTAACTTACATACTTAATACTCATCATCACTATGATCATACTGGTGGAAACTTGGAGCTGAAAGCAAGGTATGGTGCAAAG GTTATTGGTTCTGCTAAAGACAAGGATAGAATTCCTGGCATAGACATATCCCTACATGATCGAGAAACGTGGATGTTTGCAGGCCATGAGGTGCTCGTGATGGAAACTCCTGGTCACACAAAAG GTCATGTGAGCTATTACTTTCCAGGATGTGGAGCAGTATTTACCGGGGATGCCTTATTTAGCTTATCCTGTGGCAAACTTTTTGAAGGAGATCCAGATCAG ATGCTTTCTTCGCTTCAACAAATAATGTCTTTACCGGATGCCACAGATGTATACTGTGGTCATGAATATACTCTG AGCAACTCTAAGTTTGCCTTATCTATAGAACCCAACAATCAAGCACTCCAGGAATATGCAGCACATGTTGCTCAGCTACGCAGTAAAATGCTGCCAACG ATTCCGACaacaataaaaagagaaaaacagtGTAATCCATTTCTGCGCACCTCCAGTCCTGAGATCCGGCAAAAGTTGAATATCCCCCTTTCTGCAAGTGATGCACAAGCCTTGGGTATCATTCGTCGAGCCAAGGATAACTTTTAG
- the LOC103974696 gene encoding protein root UVB sensitive 6 isoform X1, with translation MAPIPLKRSASSAQSLTRGGAPEACGLVREAVRASAAASLASPPLVPTPPQPQPQKQTDRVQAEVRFGPPVEGLALDAAPAPGVLCWEEIDGRRWSYVVDVDGTPGRARRGSSVRAVPMQSPVAPLEELMSFVRSYVVPEGFPDSVTPSYVPYMTWRALKHFFGGAMGVFTTQTLLSSVGVSKNKTTPGAVAINWILKDGAGRVGKMLFARQGKKFDYDLKQLRFAGDLLMELGAGVELATATVPHLFLPLACAANVVKNVAAVTSTSTRTPIYKAYARGENIGDVTAKGECVGNIADLLGTGLSILISKRNPSLVASFAFLSCGYVFSAYQEVKSVVLNTLNRARFTVAVESFIKTGHVPSLKEGNSKESIFRPPWSKHTPVVIGPRFCDAFQEPSSFFAIQPLFEKERYMVTYNPSKDKIYALLKDQAKSDDILKAAFHAHVLLYFIRLSSSNQALRKLMNSNQSTYGVPLLPTNADFLAHMEESCKIVSSSYAMFKRKAAEQGWIMSESLLNPGRARLLSTKEL, from the exons ATGGCTCCGATTCCATTGAAGCGGTCGGCCAGCTCCGCACAGAGCCTGACCCGTGGCGGCGCCCCAGAGGCGTGCGGCCTAGTCCGGGAGGCCGTCCGCGCCAGCGCCGCCGCCAGCCTCGCCTCACCCCCGCTCGTGCCCACCCCGCCGCAGCCTCAGCCTCAGAAGCAGACCGATCGGGTCCAGGCTGAGGTCAGGTTCGGGCCGCCCGTAGAGGGACTCGCCCTCGATGCGGCGCCGGCTCCCGGGGTCCTCTGCTGGGAGGAAATCGACGGGAGGAGATGGAGCTACGTGGTGGACGTCGACGGTACCCCCGGAAGGGCACGCAGGGGCTCGTCTGTCCGGGCCGTGCCGATGCAGAGCCCGGTGGCTCCGTTGGAG GAGTTGATGTCATTCGTGAGATCGTATGTAGTACCTGAAGGCTTTCCTGATAGTGTTACCCCTTCGTATGTTCCATATATGACTTGGAGAGCTCTAAAG CATTTCTTTGGTGGAGCCATGGGTGTTTTTACAACACAGACGCTGTTGAGCTCTGTTGGAGTATCCAAAAATAAAACTACACCAGGTGCTGTTGCCATTAATTGGATACTCAAG GATGGAGCCGGGCGTGTTGGCAAAATGCTCTTTGCACGACAAGGAAAGAAATTTGACTATGATCTGAAGCAG CTTCGCTTTGCGGGTGATCTTTTAATGGAGTTAGGTGCTGGAGTAGAGTTAGCAACTGCTACTGTTCCGCACCTTTTCTTGCCATTGGCTTGTGCAGCTAATGTGGTGAAG AACGTTGCTGCTGTGACATCAACATCGACACGTACTCCAATCTACAAGGCCTATGCCAGAGGAGAAAATATTGGAGATGTCACTGCTAAAGGAGAATGTGTTGGCAATATTGCTGATCTG TTGGGAACCGGACTCAGCATCTTGATTTCAAAAAGGAATCCATCTTTGGTGGCTTCATTCGCATTCCTGTCATGCGGATATGTTTTTAGCGCATATCAAGAG GTCAAATCAGTTGTGTTGAATACATTAAACAGGGCAAGATTCACTGTGGCCGTGGAATCCTTCATCAAGACTG GGCATGTTCCATCACTGAAGGAAGGAAACTCTAAGGAAAGTATATTTCGTCCTCCATGGTCGAAACATACACCAGTAGTTATAG GCCCAAGATTTTGTGATGCATTCCAGGAGCCATCCTCGTTTTTTGCCATACAACCCTTGTTCGAG AAAGAGAGATACATGGTTACCTACAACCCTTCAAAGGATAAAATATATGCATTATTGAAGGATCAAGCAAAATCAGATGATATATTGAAAGCAGCATTTCAT GCTCATGTCCTTCTATATTTCATCCGTTTGTCAAGTTCAAATCAAGCTTTGAGAAAGCTGATGAACTCTAACCAATCAACATATGGAGTACCCTTACTTCCTACAAATGCTGACTTCCTTGCTCATATGGAAGAGTCTTGCAAGATTGTTTCATCTTCATATGCGATGTTCAAGAGAAAAGCAGCAGAGCAG ggGTGGATAATGTCGGAGTCATTGCTGAACCCTGGCAGAGCTCGGCTACTAAGCACCAAAGAACTTTGA